From Acidobacteriota bacterium:
CCAGGAACCCGCGCGCCAACGGGCTCCACGGGATGATCCCGATGCCCTCGGCGCGGCACAGCGGGAGCATCTCGCGCTCCTCCTCGCGGTAGACGAGGTTGTAGTGGTTCTGCATCGACACGAAGCGCGCCCAACCGTGACGCTCGGACACCTGCAGCATCTGCCCGAACTGCCAGGCGTACATGCTCGACGCCCCGATGTAGCGCGCCTTGCCGGCGCGGACGATGTCGTTCAGCGCCTCCAGGGTCTCCTCGATCGGGGTGTGCGGATCGAACCGGTGGATCTGGTAGAGGTCGACGTAATCGGTCCCGAGCCGCCGCAGCGAGGCGTCGATGGCGTCGAACAGGTGCTTGCGGGACAGGCCCCGGTCGTTCGGGCCGTCGCCCATGGGGAAGAACGCCTTGGTGGCGATGACCACCTGGTCGCGCGTCGTGAAGTCGTTCAGCGCGCGGCCGACGATCTCCTCGCTGACGCCGCGGGAGTACATGTCCGCGGTGTCGAAGAAGTTGATGCCGGCGTCGAGCGCGCGTCGGATGAACGGACGGCTGGCCTCCTCGGGCAGGATCCAGGGACGCCAGGCCGTCGACCCGAAGGTCATCGTGCCGAGGCAGAGGCGGGAGACACGCAGGCCGGTACGGCCGAGGTTGACGCATTCCATGTCTTGTCTCGTGAGGTCCGGCCCGGGGGACGGCGGCCCGGACGCACTGCGCCTCCCCGTGGCGTCAGCCACGCGCGGGGCCGGCCGTGCGGCGCCGTGGCCGCGCCGGTTCAGGGCACCGTGTGGTAGTGGCCGTGCGCCGCATCCCACACCTGACGCGAACCTCCGCCGTCCGCGGTGAAGGTGTAGACGAGCACTCCCGCGATGGCCACGAGGACCGCGATGAGCGCGTAGGTGCCGAACTCGCTTCCGCCGTCCTGCTTGTCGGCGCAGCACTGCTTGTACTTGCGCCCGCTCCCGCACGGACAGGGGTCGTTCCGGCCGGCCTTAGCTGCTGCCATGATCTCGACTCCACGGCCAGTATACTGCCGCACGGTCCCGCGGCGGAACCCTGCCGACGGCCGGCAGGCTCGACGAGAACACGATGACCGAAACGGACGAAAAGCGCCTGAACGATGCGCACTGCCACTTCTTCTCGGCCGGGTTCTTCGACGCCCTGGCCCGCGATCCCGCGGCCCCGCCGGTGGCGGACCCGGCGGTCGATCTGCCGGCCGCGCTCGGCTGGGACCCGCCGGGGGACCCCGAGCGGCTGGCCGACCGCTGGGTGGCCGAGCTCGATCGCCACGGCGTGCGGCGCGCCGCCCTCATGGCCAGCGTCCCCGGCGACGAGACGTCCGTCGCGGCCGCGGTCGTGCGGCATCCGTCCCGCTTCGCCGGCCTGTTCATGGTGAACCCCACCGCGCCGGGCGCCGAGGCGGATGTCCGGCGAGGCTTCGGGGAGCACGGCCTGCGCTGCGCCTGCCTGTTCCCCGCGATGCACCGTTTCGCCCTCGACGACGAATGCGTCACGGCCGTCTTTCGGGCGGCGGCCGACCACGGCCGCGCCGTCTTCGTCCACTGCGGCGTGCTGTCGGTCGGCGTCCGCCGCAAGCTCGGCCTGGCGTCGCGCTTCGATGTCCGGCTCGGCGATCCGCTCGCGGTCGCGCAGGTCGCTTGCGCTTTCCCCGACGTCCCGGTGATCGTCCCGCACTTCGGAGCCGGCTTCCTCCGCGAGGCGCTGATGGCCGCCGACCTCGCGGCGAACATCCACGTCGATACGTCGAGCTCGAACGGCTGGACGAGGTACACGCCCGGATTGAGCCTGACCGACGTGTTCCGCCGGGCGCTGGCGGTGCTGGGACCGCAGCGCATCCTGTTCGGATCGGACTCGTCGTTCTTTCCGCGGGGCTGGCAGCGGCCGATTCACGAGGCCCAGTGCGCCGTGCTGGACGCGATCGACCTGGATGCGGAAGGCCGCGCGGCGATCTTCGCGGACAACTTCGACCGCGTGTTCGGGACCGCCGGAACCCTCTCGCCGCCGACCGATTGACGCCCGACATCCACCTACGGGACCAGTAGCAGCTTCCCGGTGTGGACGCTCGACTCCATGACCCGGTGCGCCTCGGCCGCGTCGGCCAGCGGGTAGGTGGCGTGCACGATCGGCCGCAGCTCGTCCGACGCGAACCGCGGCCAGACACGGGCGCGCAGGGCCGTCATGATCTCCGCCTTCTGCGCGATCGACCGGGCTCGCAAGGTCGCCCCGGTCACGGTCAGGCGGCGGGACATCAGGCGCGCCAGGTCGAGTTCGGCCTGCGCCCCCTCCATGAGGGCGATGATCACCAGGCGGCCTTCGATGGCGAGAGACGCGAGATTGCGCTCCAGATAGGCGCCGCCGACCATGTCCAGGATGAGGTCGACGCCCCGGCCGCCGGTCGCCTCGCCCAGAACCGCCGCGAAGTCCTCCGCGCGGTAGTCGATGGCGCGCTCGGCGCCGAGTTCGACGCAGGCCGCGCACTTGGCCGGCGTCCCGGCGGTGGCGAATACGCGCGCCCCGAACAGGCGCGCGAGCTGGATGGCCACGGTTCCGATGCCGCTCGACCCGCCGTGCACCAGCAGGGATTCGCCCGCCTCGAGCCGGCCGCGGTCGATGACGTTGGTCCAGACCGTGGCGTACGCCTCCGGCAGCGCCGCCGCTTCGATCAGCGACACGCCCGCGGGAATAGGCAGACACTGGGGGGCCGGCGCGAGGCAGTACTCGGCGTACCCGCCGCCGGTGAGCAACGCGCATACCTGGTCGCCCACGGCCAGGTCGGCAACGCCCTGCCCCACCGCCGCGACCGTTCCCGACACCTCCAGTCCCAGTACGTCGGAGGCGCCGGGCGGCGGCGGGTAGTTCCCCTTGCGCTGCATCGTGTCGGCGCGGTTGACGCCGGCCGCCGCGACCCGGATCGATACCTCGCCCGGACCGGGAACGGGCACCGGTCGGGTCCCGACCTCAAGCGCCTCGGGCGGACCGGACTCGGTGATCTCGACGACGCGCATGGTTCCGGGAATCGCCATCTGCATACTCCTCGATGTCCTGACGCGCCACGGCGCCCGGCGGCGCCGCGTCCGGGCCGGCGGGCCTCGGCGCGCGAGTATAATTCGTGTCACATGTACTGGTTGCAGTCGCGCCGCGCGCCTCTCTCGCGGAGCCGCCGATCATGGCCGTGACCATCAAGCGGGTCATGCTGTGGCAGACGGAGATCAGGAACGAGCCGGGCGCTCTCAGCGCGGTGCTGGAGCCGCTGGCGCAGGCAGGCCTCGATCTCCACGCGGTGATGAAGCGCTGCATCCCCGGCAAGGGAGAGCGCGCCACGGTGGAGATCCTCCCCGGCTCCGGCCGGCGGGCGACGGCGCTCGCACGCGCGGCGGGATTCAGCCAGTCGCCCACCGAGGCCCTCCTCGTAGAAGGGATCAACCGGCCCGGGCTCGCCTACGCCGTGGCCAACAGCATCGCCTGGGCCGGCATCAGCCTGCGGTTCCTCTCGGCGCAGATCGCCGGCGAACAGTACTCCGCGCTCCTCGGATTCCGGACGCCGGCGGAGCGCAGGAAGGGCGCGTCGCTGATTCGCCGCGTGGCGAACGATACGGAAGCGGCCGCGTCCGGGGAAGCGGCGCCGCGATGAGCGTGCGCATCGTCCTGGTCGGCTACGGCCGGATGGGCAAGGCCATAGACGCGCTGAGCGCCGACTACGGCTGCGAGGTCGTCGAGCGCCTCGACGTCCACAACAACCTCCACGGCGAGGGCATCGACTCGCCGGCGCTGCCCGACGCCGACGTGGCGATCGAATTCTCGCTGGCCGATTCGGTCGGTTCCAACGTCTCGAAGCTGGCCGCGCGCGGCATCGACGTCGTCATCGGCACCACCGGTTGGGAGGCGCAGGAAGCAGAGACCAGGCGGATCGCAGCCGAGGCGGGGATCGGCGTGGTGCACGCCGCGAACTTCTCGCTCGGCGTCAATCTCTTCCAGGCCGTGGTCGAGCGGAGCGCGGCGCTGTTCGCCCGCTACGAGGACTTCGGGAGCTGGATCCACGAGGCGCACCACGACGCCAAGCAGGACGCGCCCTCGGGCACCGCAATTGCCCTGCGGAACGCGATGCAGGCGGCGGGGTACACGCGGAACATCGACGTTTCGTCGACGCGCGCGGGCCGGATGCCCGGCATGCACACCGTCGGGTACGATGGTCCGTTCGACACCATCACCTTGACCCACGCGGCCCGCGACCGGGCGACGTTCGCGCGGGGCGCGCTGGAAGCGGCGCGCTGGGTGCGCGGCAGGCGCGGCTGGTTCTCGATGCGCGACGTGCTCGGCATCGACTGATTCGCGGGGGGCGCCATGCAGACACGCTGGGCGGGATGCGGCACGGCCCTCGTCACGCCGTTCACGGCGAGCGGCGCCGTGGACGAGGCGGCGGTCAGGCGGCTGGCGCGGCGGCAGATCGACGGCGGCGTGCACTTCCTGGTCCCCTGCGGGACGACCGGAGAGAGCCCTACGCTTTCCCACGCGGAGAAGGTGCGCGTCGTCGAGCTCGTGGTCGATGAGGCCGGCGGCGCCGTGCCGGTGCTGGCGGGCGCGGGCGGCTACGACACGCGGGCCGCGATCGACCTCGTGCGCGACCTCGCGCGGGCCGGCGCAACCGGCATCCTCTCGGTCACGCCGTACTACAACAAGCCCACCCCGGAGGGGCTCTTCCGGCACTACACCGCCATTGCGAACAGCACCGACCTGCCGATCGTGCTGTACAACGTGCCGGGCCGGACCGCCTGCAACATCGCCCCGGCCACGCTGCTGCGGCTCGTGGAGATCGCCAACATCGTCGGCGTGAAGGAGGCCTCCGGCGACCTCGGACAGATTTGCGAGATCTGCCGCACGGTGCCGGACGACTTCTGCGTGCTCTCCGGCGACGACGCGTTCACGCTCGCGGTGATGGCTCTGGGCGGCACGGGGGTGATCTCGGTGACCTCGAACGAGGCGCCGGACGCCATGGCGGCGCTCGTCGATCAGGCGGCGGCGGGCGACTTCACGGCCGCGCGCGCGACCCACGAGCGGCTGCTGCCGCTGATGCAGGTGAACTTCGTCGAGTCGAATCCGATCCCGGTCAAGGCCGCGATGGCCGAGCTCGGGCTCCTCGACCTGCACTACCGTCTGCCCATGGCCCCGCCGGCGCCCGCCGCGCGCGCGCGCATCGCCGAGGTGCTGGCGGCGACCGGGCTGTCGAGAGCGGCTGGTTCACCGGCGCGGCAGGCCTCGCCGGCATGAGATCCCGTGTCTCCGAGCCGGCGGCCACGCCCTGAACACGTCGCCCCAGGCGGAGATTGATACCGAGTCGAAACGCACATGGAACTCGCCGAGCGCATTCAGCAACTCCATGCCCGGGCGGCCGAGGCCGACCGGGAAGAAGCCCGCGCCGCGTTCGCGGCGCTCAGGAGAGAGCTCGCGGCGGGCCGCGTGCGCGCCGCCGAGCCGGATCCGTCGTCGCCGACCGGCTGGCGCGTCAACGCCTGGGTCAAGCAGGGCATCCTGGTCGGATTCCGCTGCGGCGACGTCGTGGCGTTCGACTCCCCGAGCGCCGACTCGCCCTGGCTGGACAAGGACACCTTGCCGCTTCGCCCCCTCTCGACCGGGTCGAACGTGCGGCTCGTACCGGGCGGCTCCTCGGTGCGCGACGGGGCCTTTCTCGGCCGCGGGGTCATCTGCATGCCGCCGATGTACATCAACATCGGCGCCTACGTGGGTGACGGCAGCCTGATCGATTCCCACGCCCTGGTCGGATCCTGCGCGCAGGTCGGCAGCGGCGTCCACGTCAGCGCCGGAGCCCAGATCGGCGGCGTGCTCGAGCCGGTCGGCGCCCTGCCGGTGATCGTGGAGGACGACGCGCTGGTGGGCGGCAACACCGGCCTCTACGAGGGCGCCGTCGTCAAGCGCCGGGCGGTCATCGGCGCCGGCACCGTGCTGACCGGCTCCACCCCGATCTACGATCTGCCGCGGGGACGCATCATCCGGCCGGCCGCGGGCGAGCCGACGGTCGTGCCGGAGGGTGCGGTCGTCGTCCCCGGGGCGCGCGCCGTCACCAGTGGCGCGGGGCCCGACTGGGGGCTGTCGCTCGCCACACCGGTCATCGTCAAGTACCGCGACGACCGCACCGACACACGCACGGAGCTCGAAACATGGATCCGCTAGCCGCCCCGATCGTCGACCTCGCCCGCACCCTCATCGATATCGACTCGACCAGCGGCGGGGAAGCCGCGGTGACAACGTGGCTCGCCCGCGACCTGCGCGAGCGGGGATACCAGGTCACCGAGCAGCCGGTGGTCGACGACCGGGTCAACGTCATCGCCACCGTCGGCGCGACCGAGCCGGAAACCGTCTATTCGACCCACATCGACTGCGTGCCGCCCCACTTTCCGAGCCGGTTGGAGGGCGATACGCTCTACGGGCGCGGCGCCTGCGACGCCAAGGGAATCCTGGCCGCCCAGATCATGGCCCTCGATCGGCTCCGCGAGTCGGGCGAGAATCGCGTGGGCCTGCTCGTCGTGGTCGGCGAGGAGAACGGCAGCCACGGCGCCCGCGCCGCAAACCGGCTCTCGAACCGCTCGCGCTACCTGATCAACGGCGAACCCACCGACAACCGCCTCGGCGCCGCCACCAAGGGCGCCTACCGGGTCCGCCTGTCGGCCACCGGCCGTGCCGTCCATTCGGCGTACCCGGAGTTGGGAGACTCCGCCGTCGAGAAGCTCCTCGACGCCCTGGTCGCCCTCCGCGACCTCGAGCTGCCGGTCGATCCCGTGCTCGGCGCGACCACCTACACGGTCGGTGTCCTGTCGGGCGGCGTGGCCCCCAACGTCGTCCCTCCCGTGGCCGAAGCCGACGTCAACTTCCGGACGGTCGAGCCGGCGGCACGCGTTCGCGAGCGGCTCGATGCGTCGATGCCCGGCTCGGTGTCGATCGACGACGTCATGATCGTCCCGCCCGTCCGACTGACGACCCTGCCGGGGTTCGAGACCGCCCCCTTCTCGTTCACCACCGACATCCCGTTCCTGACGTCGTGGGGGAAGCCCCTGCTGGTAGGGCCGGGCTCGATCCACGTGGCGCACACGGCGGAGGAGCATGTCAGGATCGACGAGCTGGTCGAGTCGGTCGATCTGTACGAGAAGTTGGCGCGGGACCTGCTGGCCGCCGAGAGCTGACGGCCCTACCGGCGGCCGCTAACCGCTACCGTCGCTCCGGATCGTCGGGGCACCCGCGTTGCGGTCCTGCCAACCCGTGATGCGGCCTTCCAGGTGCGCCAGTCGTTCGCCCAAGGTCCGGATCTCGCGAACGATCCACAGCGCGGCGGCGAGAATCATCGCCGGCGTGACCCAGGGCGGCCATTCCATCGACCAAGTATAGTGCTTGCAGTTACCGCGGGGCCACATCCGCGTTCGATCCACTCCGACCGTCGCCACCTCCACGGCGACCGGAGGACGGGTTACTGGTGAACATCGAAGCCGCTACCGGCGCACTACCTCCGCATCGAGGATCTCCACCCTGTCGACCGGCGTCTCCCCTTCCGTCGGCACCGCTTCGATCCGCGCCACGACGTCGAGCCCCTCGACGACGACGCCGAACACGGTGTAGACGCCGTCGAGCGCCGGGGCCGCGGAGGTCACGATGAAGAACGACGTAGACGCGCTGGCCGGATCGTCGAGGCGCGCCATGGACACGATGCCCCGCACGTGCCGCGTGTCGTTGAACTCCGGCTGCATGTTCTGCACGAAGCGCTGCTGGCGGTCGGTGAGCGGCTCGCGGCGGGTCGGCAGGTGGCCGCTCTGGATGACGAAGCCGGGCACCACCCGGTGGAACGAAATGCCGTCGTAGACGCCCGAGTCGACCAGCCGCAGGAAGTTGCGGACGTGGTTCGGGGCGCGGTCCGGATACATGTCGATCGCGATGCGGCCGTGGGTGGTGTTCAGGACCGCTCGGAAGGCGGCGAGCTCGGCGTCGGTCTCGGTCGTGAACGGCGGGATTTCCGGCGGGGGCTTGTCGCGGATCGTCACCCGGTGCACGGCGACCCGCTCGGCGGCGCGGCCCGCGGCGTCGACCGGCGTCCGGGAGATGCGGGTGACGACATCCATCCCGTCGGCCACCTGGCCCCAGATGGTGTGCTGCCCGTCGAGCCCCGGCTGGTCGACGACGCAGATGAAGAACTGCGAGCCGCCGCTGCCCGGCTGTGCGGGAACCAGCACCGCCGAGACCGTGCCCCGCACGTGCCGGGCGTCGCTGAACTCGGCGTCGACGAGGCCGAGACCGCCCTGGCCGTACTCCGCGGCGCGTTCCGGATCGGCCGTGAACGGGTCGCCGCCCTGGACGATGCCGTTGGCCACCATGCGGTGGAAGGTGGTGCCGTCGAAGTGCCCGTCCCCGGCGAGCTGCATCACCAGACCGACGTGGTTGGGAGCCAGATCCGGCCGCAGATCGATGGCGATCGTGCCGCGATCGGTCTCGAAGACCGCCTGCTTGCCGCTCATCTCCTCGAGCGTGAGCGGGGTGACGAAGGGCTCGCCGGCCTGAGCGGCCAGCGCCGGCGCAGACAGCCACCCCAGCACGGGGACCGCCGCCAGCCAGACGAGTCGATGGAATCCGCGGCGGGCGCCCCGCCGCACTCGAAGCAACGCACCAAGTTTCATCTGCACACCTCGCCCTGATCTAATAGCATGATCGGATGCCTCTGCTGAGCGAACCCGAACCAGTACCCCGTTCGGGCCGGGGATGGCTGTTCCTGCTCGTCGCGCTGGCCTTGGCCGCCGGCGCAGGCTACTACCTGTACCAGTCGGGGATTCTGACACCGTCCGAGGACGCCGACCGCCGCGTGGCCGCCGACGCGCCGGCCTCGTCCCGGCCCGCCCCGGCGGCACCGGTGGCGCCGGAGCCCGAACCGGCCGCGGGGGGGGGGGGGGGGGCGGGGGGCGGCCGCGCCCCCCCCCCCCCCCGCCCCGCCCCCCCCCCCCCCCCCCCCCACCCCCCCCCCCCCCCCCCCCCCCCCCCGCGCCCCCCGGGGCGCCCCCCCCCCCCAACCCCCCCGCGGCGCGGGCCCCCCCCGGGGGCCCCGCCCCGGCGCCGGAACCCGAGCCCGAGCCGGAGCCCGCAGCGGCGCCCCCGCCTTCCATCGGGTTGCGCGTCACCAGCGACGTGGACGGCGCCGAGGTGTTCATCGACCGCCGTTATGCCGGCACGACGCCGTTCGAATCGTACGACGTCGAGCCCGGACGCCACCGCATCAACGTCTCGGCTCCCGGCTACGAAGGCCATGCCGAGGACGTGGAGATCACCGACCGGCTGACGAACATCGACGTGCGCTTCCGGCAGGTCCGGCTGGACCAGCGCATCCGGGTCGTCCACAAGCACCGCTTCGGCGACTGCGAGGGCCACCTGGTGGCCACGACGCGCGGGATCGCCTACGAGACCGACGACGACGACGCGTTCGAGGTCCGCCTGGACGGTCTCGAGGAGTTCGCGGTCGACTACATGGCGCACAACCTGCGGCTCAAGGTGCGGGGTGGAAGGACCTACAACTTCACGGACGGCGAGGAGAACGCCGACGCCCTGTTCGTGTTCCACCGGGCGGTGGAGGAAGCCAGGGACCGGCTCGCCCGCGGGGAGTCGCCGGCAGCTCCATGAGCCCGAGGCCGCCCGCCCGCTGCCCGTGGGGCGCGTCCGACCCGCTCTACGTCCCCTATCACGACGAGGAGTGGGGGGTGCCGCTGCACGACGACCGGCGCCTCTTCGAGATGCTGGTGCTGGAGGGCGCGCAGGCAGGCCTGAGCTGGCTGACGATTCTTCGCCGGCGGGAAGGCTATCGCCGCGCCTTCGACTGCTTCGACCCGCGGGCGGTGGCCCGCTACGATGCACGCGACGTCGAGCGCCTGCTGGCCGACGGCGGGATCATCCGGAACCGGTTGAAGATCGACTCGGCCATCAACAACGCCCGCGCGTTCCTGGCCGTGCAGGAGGAGTTCGGCAGCTTCGACCGCTACGTCTGGGGTTTCGTCGACGGCCGCCCGACCCAGAACGCCTGGACGACGCTGGAGGAAGTGCCGGCGCAGACGCCGGTATCGAACGCGATGAGCAGGGACCTGAGGAAACGGGGCTTCACCTTCGTCGGCCCCACCATCTGCTACGCCCACATGCAGGCCACCGGCATGGTCAACGACCACCTGGTGGGCTGCTTCCGTCATCGCGAGGTCCGGCTGCTGCCCTGAGCGCCGGTCGAGCTCGACGCGGGCGCCGGGAAACCCGGGCGTTCACGGCGGGCTCGCGGTGACCGCACGGATGCGCTGCAGGGCTATCGCCGCGGCGTGCACCACGTTCAACGAATCGACGGCCGGCTCGATGTCGATCCTGACCCGCTCGTCGCACAGATCGAGCGCGTCCCGGCTGACGCCGTCGCCCTCGTTGCCGAGCAGCAGAGCGAGCCCGGCAGCGGAGCCGCGCCCGCGGCGCACGAACGCCTCGATCTCGGTCGCCGGTTCCAGCGGCGTCAGAGCGACCACGCGCGCTCCATCGTCCCGGACCCGCGCCAGCACGCCGGGCCAATCGCCCGCCACCCGAAACGGGAGCTGCAGGGTCGTTCCCATCGACGTCCGGATCGCCTTGCGGTAGAGCGGGTCCGCGCAGGTCGGCGACAGCACCACCCCGGCCGCGCCGAACGCGGCCGCGTTGCGGAAGATCGAGCCGACGTTGTCCGGGTCGGATACGCCCTCGAGCACGACGAGCGGACGTCCCGGCGCGGCGCGCGGAAGCCCGGCGCCGTGTGTCCCGGGCCTCGGACGCTCTCCCAGGGCCAGGCAACCACGATGGAACCGGAAGCCGGTCACGAGCCGCAACTGCGCGGCGTCGGCGACGTAGACGTCGGGCCGGCGTTCGTCGCCGCAGGCCGCCAGGGCCGGCGCCAGCCCATCCAGCGCGCCGTCGATGACCCGCAGCGACCGCGCGCGGAAGCGCGACGCCAGCAGGCGCTCGACCGCCAGCCGCCCCTCTGCAACGAAGAGCCCGCGATCACGCATCAGCGCCGGGTCAGAGACGATGCGGAAGTCGTCCAGGCGGGGATCGTCGACGGCGGCGACCCGGATGCGATGGATCGGCACGGCTACGCCGACCGCACCACCTGCCGCCGGCTGCGGTGCCGGTCGAGCACCTCCAGGCCGATGCGCTTGCTCAGATAGACCTTCGACTCGCGGCTGTCGGCGGCGTCCGGCTCGAACTTGATCACGTTGAACTCGAACTGGTCCAGGGTGCTGCGCATGTCGTAGAAGCAGTTCTTCGTCTTGACGACGATCTCGCTGAACCCGTTGTCGTGGGCCCACGCCTCCTGCTCTTCGGTAAGGGCCCGGAAGAACCCGCGCCCCCGCCAGTCGCGGCGCGTCCCGCCGAGCCAGTTGTAGAGCACCTTGCGATCCTGGAACTCGACGGTCGGCTGGAGCCGGGCCACCAGATCGGCCAGCTTCGGCTCCGTCTCGTGGATGCGGATCTCGTGCGAGACCTTGTAGGCAACCGGCACCACCGTGCCGGGATCGTCGGGCAGGGGCGCCTCGGCCATCAGGATCTGGTGATCGCGCTCGTCCAGCCGCCGAACCACCTCGGTAGCCGTCTTCCTGCTCGGGAACTCGCCGAAGTACTCCTCGATGTACTCGATTTCCAGTGCGCCCTGCTGCAACCCGTACTCGCGGATCCGGTACTCCATGGTGATTGGCGCGAGCATCATACACTGCGCACATGCCGGAGCTTCCCGATGTGGAGGTCTACGTCGAGTGCCTCGCGGCGCGCCTCGTCGGAGAGCGGATCGAGCGTGTCCGGCTGCTGCGTCCGTTCGTTCTCCGCTCCGTCGCGCCGCCCCTCGACGCCGTGGAAGGACGGACCGTCCGCACCGTCGAGCGCCTCGGCAAACGCGTCGTCATCGGCCTGTCCGGCGAGCTGTTCCTCGTTCTGCACCTGATGATCGCCGGCCGCCTGCGGTGGCGCGACCGCGGGACGCGGATCCCGCGCAAGCTCGGCCTGGCCGCGTTCGACTTCTCCAGCGGCACCCTGCTGCTGACCGAGGCCGGTTCCATCAAGCGCGCCGCGCTGCACCTGGTTGCGGGGCGCGCCGGCCTGTGCGAGCACGATCGCGGCGGCATCGAGGTGCTCGCCTGCGATCCCGGCGCCTTCCGGGATGCGCTCGTGCGCGAGAACCACACGCTCAAGCGGAGCCTGACCGACCCGCGCCTCTTCTCCGGCATCGGCAACGCCTACTCCGACGAGATTCTGCACGCCGCCGGCCTCTCGCCGGTCAAGCTGACGCACCGCCTGACGGCGGCGGAGATCGCCCGGCTGCACGAAGCGGCGCGGACGACCCTGCGGGCCTGGACGGAGCGGCTGCGGCGGGAAACCGGCGACCGGTTCCCGGAACAGGTGACGGCGTTCCATCCCGAAATGGCCGTCCACGGCCGCTACGGCAAGCCGTGCCCGACGTGCGGGTCGCCCGTGCAGCGCATCGCCTACGCGAGCAACGAGTCGAACTACTGCCCCGCCTGCCAGACCGGCGGCAAGCTGCTCGCCGACCGCGCGATGTCCAGGCTGCTCAGGGGTGACTGGCCCCGGTCGCTCGACGAGTGGGACGCGATGAAGGAAGAACGCAGCGTTTCCCGCCCCGCGGCTGATCCGCAGCAACGCGAACGTGCCGGGAACTGAACGTAGCAGGCGATCCGCGTCCGGACGCAGCGCAATCGTAACCACCGATCCCCGCCGCCACGACGGTGCGCCGCGGGCGTCCGAGCGCGGCCGCCGTCAAGGAGCCACGCCACGGAACAAGGCGGCCGCCGTGCCCAACGCCTCCCGGTCGCCCACCAGGATCGCGGTATCGCCCGGCGCGTAGCGGAAGGCGTCGTCGCGGCGGTAGATCGGCGCGCCGTCTCGCACCACGGCCACCTGGATGGCGCCCGTCCGTCGACGGAGGTCCAGCGTCCGCGCGTTCTCGCCGATGGCCGGCGAGCCGTCCTCGACCTCGACCAGCTCGAGCGCGTCGTGGATGCCGAGG
This genomic window contains:
- a CDS encoding PEGA domain-containing protein; amino-acid sequence: MAVPARRAGLGRRRRLLPVPVGDSDTVRGRRPPRGRRRAGLVPARPGGTGGAGARTGRGGGGGGGGRPRPPPPPPRPPPPPPPPPPPPPPPPAPPGAPPPPNPPAARAPPGGPAPAPEPEPEPEPAAAPPPSIGLRVTSDVDGAEVFIDRRYAGTTPFESYDVEPGRHRINVSAPGYEGHAEDVEITDRLTNIDVRFRQVRLDQRIRVVHKHRFGDCEGHLVATTRGIAYETDDDDAFEVRLDGLEEFAVDYMAHNLRLKVRGGRTYNFTDGEENADALFVFHRAVEEARDRLARGESPAAP
- a CDS encoding 4-hydroxy-tetrahydrodipicolinate synthase, translated to MQTRWAGCGTALVTPFTASGAVDEAAVRRLARRQIDGGVHFLVPCGTTGESPTLSHAEKVRVVELVVDEAGGAVPVLAGAGGYDTRAAIDLVRDLARAGATGILSVTPYYNKPTPEGLFRHYTAIANSTDLPIVLYNVPGRTACNIAPATLLRLVEIANIVGVKEASGDLGQICEICRTVPDDFCVLSGDDAFTLAVMALGGTGVISVTSNEAPDAMAALVDQAAAGDFTAARATHERLLPLMQVNFVESNPIPVKAAMAELGLLDLHYRLPMAPPAPAARARIAEVLAATGLSRAAGSPARQASPA
- a CDS encoding aldo/keto reductase, with the translated sequence MECVNLGRTGLRVSRLCLGTMTFGSTAWRPWILPEEASRPFIRRALDAGINFFDTADMYSRGVSEEIVGRALNDFTTRDQVVIATKAFFPMGDGPNDRGLSRKHLFDAIDASLRRLGTDYVDLYQIHRFDPHTPIEETLEALNDIVRAGKARYIGASSMYAWQFGQMLQVSERHGWARFVSMQNHYNLVYREEEREMLPLCRAEGIGIIPWSPLARGFLAGNRERSGGPEESKGGGTLRARTDEYAQSLYYADSDFRVVDRVVELARRRGITPAQIALAWILRQPGVTAPIIGVTKIEQLVDAVAALDVALDDEECRRLEEPYLPHPVLGHQ
- a CDS encoding DNA-3-methyladenine glycosylase I; translated protein: MSPRPPARCPWGASDPLYVPYHDEEWGVPLHDDRRLFEMLVLEGAQAGLSWLTILRRREGYRRAFDCFDPRAVARYDARDVERLLADGGIIRNRLKIDSAINNARAFLAVQEEFGSFDRYVWGFVDGRPTQNAWTTLEEVPAQTPVSNAMSRDLRKRGFTFVGPTICYAHMQATGMVNDHLVGCFRHREVRLLP
- a CDS encoding amidohydrolase family protein, giving the protein MTETDEKRLNDAHCHFFSAGFFDALARDPAAPPVADPAVDLPAALGWDPPGDPERLADRWVAELDRHGVRRAALMASVPGDETSVAAAVVRHPSRFAGLFMVNPTAPGAEADVRRGFGEHGLRCACLFPAMHRFALDDECVTAVFRAAADHGRAVFVHCGVLSVGVRRKLGLASRFDVRLGDPLAVAQVACAFPDVPVIVPHFGAGFLREALMAADLAANIHVDTSSSNGWTRYTPGLSLTDVFRRALAVLGPQRILFGSDSSFFPRGWQRPIHEAQCAVLDAIDLDAEGRAAIFADNFDRVFGTAGTLSPPTD
- a CDS encoding 2,3,4,5-tetrahydropyridine-2,6-dicarboxylate N-succinyltransferase, encoding MELAERIQQLHARAAEADREEARAAFAALRRELAAGRVRAAEPDPSSPTGWRVNAWVKQGILVGFRCGDVVAFDSPSADSPWLDKDTLPLRPLSTGSNVRLVPGGSSVRDGAFLGRGVICMPPMYINIGAYVGDGSLIDSHALVGSCAQVGSGVHVSAGAQIGGVLEPVGALPVIVEDDALVGGNTGLYEGAVVKRRAVIGAGTVLTGSTPIYDLPRGRIIRPAAGEPTVVPEGAVVVPGARAVTSGAGPDWGLSLATPVIVKYRDDRTDTRTELETWIR
- a CDS encoding M20/M25/M40 family metallo-hydrolase; the encoded protein is MDPLAAPIVDLARTLIDIDSTSGGEAAVTTWLARDLRERGYQVTEQPVVDDRVNVIATVGATEPETVYSTHIDCVPPHFPSRLEGDTLYGRGACDAKGILAAQIMALDRLRESGENRVGLLVVVGEENGSHGARAANRLSNRSRYLINGEPTDNRLGAATKGAYRVRLSATGRAVHSAYPELGDSAVEKLLDALVALRDLELPVDPVLGATTYTVGVLSGGVAPNVVPPVAEADVNFRTVEPAARVRERLDASMPGSVSIDDVMIVPPVRLTTLPGFETAPFSFTTDIPFLTSWGKPLLVGPGSIHVAHTAEEHVRIDELVESVDLYEKLARDLLAAES
- a CDS encoding NAD(P)H-quinone oxidoreductase — its product is MAIPGTMRVVEITESGPPEALEVGTRPVPVPGPGEVSIRVAAAGVNRADTMQRKGNYPPPPGASDVLGLEVSGTVAAVGQGVADLAVGDQVCALLTGGGYAEYCLAPAPQCLPIPAGVSLIEAAALPEAYATVWTNVIDRGRLEAGESLLVHGGSSGIGTVAIQLARLFGARVFATAGTPAKCAACVELGAERAIDYRAEDFAAVLGEATGGRGVDLILDMVGGAYLERNLASLAIEGRLVIIALMEGAQAELDLARLMSRRLTVTGATLRARSIAQKAEIMTALRARVWPRFASDELRPIVHATYPLADAAEAHRVMESSVHTGKLLLVP